In Naumovozyma dairenensis CBS 421 chromosome 2, complete genome, the following are encoded in one genomic region:
- the ERG5 gene encoding C-22 sterol desaturase (similar to Saccharomyces cerevisiae ERG5 (YMR015C); ancestral locus Anc_2.562) has translation MDTIISNTTEFVNSNPTLINNVELQSTTIIQYLKSFSNWQIALAFIIIILTWDQISYQMKKGSIVGPKFKWYPIIGPFLESLDPKFEEYKAKWYSGDLSCVSIFHKFVIISSTRDISRKIFQSSKFVKPCVVDVAVKILRPTNWVFLDGKPHIDYRKSLNGLFTKSALAKYLPSQQKVMDKYLEKFIQLSKENNYEPQIFFHEMREILCALSLRAFCGDYITEDQIRKIADDYYLVTAALELVNFPIIIPYTKTWYGKRTADNAMKIFESCAQKSKDYIAAGGEPICVMDAWCKLMHDAKNENDENSRILHRDFSNKEISEAIFTFLFASQDASSSLACWLFQIVADRPDVLQKIREEQLAVRNNDLSTEITIDLIDQMKYTNMVIKETLRYRPPVLMVPYVVKEKFPVTPNYTAPKGSMLIPTLYPALHDPEVYENPDEFIPERWVEGSKASEAKKNWLVFGCGPHVCLGQTYVMITFAALLGKFALYTDFEHKVTPLSEKIKVFATIFPKDDLLMTFKRRDPLTGEVFE, from the coding sequence ATGGATACAATTATTTCCAATACAACTGAGTTTGTAAACTCTAATCCTACACTCATTAACAACGTAGAATTACAATCCACAACAATCATACAATATCTAAAATCGTTCTCAAATTGGCAAATCGCCTTAGCTTTcataattataatattaacatGGGACCAAATATCatatcaaatgaaaaaaggTTCCATCGTAGGTCCAAAATTCAAATGGTACCCAATTATTGGTCCCTTCCTAGAATCATTAGATCCTAAATTCGAAGAATATAAAGCTAAATGGTATTCAGGTGATTTATCATGTGTCTCCATCTTCCATAAATTCGTCATCATCTCGTCCACAAGAGATATCTCAAGGAAAATCTTTCAATCTTCTAAATTCGTTAAACCATGCGTAGTGGACGTCGCTGTTAAGATCCTAAGACCAACTAATTGGGTATTCCTTGATGGTAAACCTCATATAGATTATagaaaatcattaaatggTCTTTTCACAAAATCTGCATTAGCTAAATATTTACCTTCTCAACAAAAAGTAATggataaatatttagaaaaattcattcaattatCAAAGGAGAATAATTACGAACCACAAATCTTCTTCCATGAAATGAGAGAAATCTTATGCGCATTATCATTAAGAGCATTTTGTGGAGATTACATCACTGAGGACCAAATTAGGAAAATCGCTGATGATTACTATTTAGTCACCGCTGCTTTGGAATTAGTCAATTTCCCAATCATTATTCCATACACTAAGACTTGGTACGGTAAAAGAACTGCAGATAACGCAATGAAAATCTTTGAATCATGTGCtcaaaaatcaaaagattATATCGCTGCAGGTGGTGAACCTATTTGTGTAATGGATGCATGGTGTAAATTAATGCATGATGCtaagaatgaaaatgatgaaaattcaagaatCTTACATAGAGATTTCTCAAATAAGGAAATCTCTGAAGCTATTTTCACTTTCCTTTTCGCATCTCAAgatgcttcttcttctttagcTTGTTGGTTATTCCAAATCGTTGCGGATCGTCCTGATGTATTACAAAAGATTAGAGAAGAGCAATTGGCTGTCcgtaataatgatttatccACTGAGATTACtattgatttaattgatcaaatgaaatataCTAATATGGTCATTAAGGAAACTTTACGTTATAGACCTCCTGTCTTAATGGTTCCATATGTCGTTAAGGAAAAATTCCCCGTAACACCAAATTACACTGCTCCTAAGGGGTCCATGTTGATTCCAACTTTATATCCAGCTTTACATGATCCTGAAGTTTATGAAAATCCAGATGAATTCATCCCAGAAAGATGGGTTGAAGGTTCTAAAGCAAGTGAAGCTAAGAAAAATTGGTTGGTTTTCGGCTGCGGTCCTCATGTTTGTTTAGGTCAAACTTATGTTATGATTACTTTTGCAGCATTGTTAGGTAAATTTGCATTGTATACTGATTTCGAACATAAAGTTACTCCATTAAgtgaaaagattaaagtCTTTGCTACTATCTTCCCCaaagatgatttattaatgaCATTTAAGAGAAGAGATCCATTGACTGGTGAAGTCTTCGAATAA